In Streptosporangiales bacterium, one DNA window encodes the following:
- a CDS encoding SDR family NAD(P)-dependent oxidoreductase yields MTDSPVTLITGGSSGIGAATARRLLDRGHRVAVTARRKDRLDRFAADVNRPDDLLTLAGDAADLDAVTTAVETTIATFGRLDAAVANAAYATHDSLADGDPAGWRDMVLTNVLGPALLIRLALPALRETRGRIVLVGSIAGVIHTAGNIYGATKWAVTGMAENTRLAVTGDGVGVTLVIPGAVDTNLFDPVGGPTSDRPGGYLPADQLAASIEWALTQPAGVDVNTITVRPVGSPR; encoded by the coding sequence ATGACCGACTCGCCCGTCACCCTGATCACCGGCGGCTCCAGTGGTATCGGGGCCGCGACCGCACGCCGTCTGCTCGACCGCGGCCATCGCGTCGCCGTCACCGCACGCAGGAAGGACCGCCTCGACCGCTTCGCCGCCGACGTCAACAGACCGGACGACCTGCTGACGCTTGCGGGAGACGCCGCGGACCTCGATGCCGTGACGACAGCCGTGGAGACGACGATCGCGACGTTCGGGCGCCTCGACGCCGCCGTCGCCAACGCCGCGTACGCCACGCACGACTCCCTCGCCGACGGCGATCCCGCGGGCTGGCGCGACATGGTGCTGACGAACGTCCTTGGACCCGCGCTGCTCATCAGGCTGGCACTGCCGGCCCTGAGGGAGACCCGCGGGCGGATCGTCCTCGTGGGCAGCATCGCGGGCGTCATCCACACTGCGGGCAACATCTACGGCGCGACCAAGTGGGCGGTCACGGGGATGGCGGAGAACACCCGCCTCGCGGTCACCGGCGACGGTGTCGGGGTGACGCTGGTCATCCCCGGCGCGGTGGACACGAACCTCTTCGACCCCGTCGGCGGCCCGACGAGCGACCGGCCGGGTGGCTACCTGCCCGCCGACCAGCTCGCCGCGTCGATCGAGTGGGCGCTCACCCAACCGGCCGGCGTCGACGTCAACACCATCACCGTCCGCCCGGTGGGCTCCCCGAGATGA
- a CDS encoding SDR family NAD(P)-dependent oxidoreductase, protein MTTSARLTTPFSATSTAAEVVAGVDLTGRHAVVTGGASGIGVETARALAGAGAEVTLAVRDTEAGKRTADDIAGTTGSTRILVAGLDLADRASVRAFVDQWDGPLHVLVDNAGVMASPEKRTPEGWELQFATNHLGHFALATGLHDALASAGGARLVSVSSTAHLRSRVVFDDLHFERRAYDPWLAYGQSKTANVLFAVEATRRWSSDGITANALMPGMIRTNLQRHVTDEELDRIRRQAGDSATVAWKTPEQGAATSVLAAASPLLDGVGGRYFEDCDEAEPHRPGTRRGVAAYALDPEAAERLWQVSVELLG, encoded by the coding sequence ATGACCACCTCCGCACGTCTCACCACCCCGTTCTCCGCCACGTCGACCGCCGCCGAGGTCGTGGCCGGAGTCGACCTCACCGGACGCCACGCCGTCGTGACCGGCGGGGCCTCGGGCATCGGCGTCGAGACCGCCCGCGCGCTCGCCGGCGCCGGCGCCGAGGTCACCCTGGCGGTACGCGACACGGAGGCTGGGAAGCGCACGGCCGACGACATCGCCGGGACCACGGGCAGCACGCGGATCCTCGTCGCGGGGCTCGACCTCGCGGACCGGGCCTCGGTCCGGGCGTTCGTCGACCAGTGGGACGGCCCCCTCCACGTGCTCGTCGACAACGCCGGCGTGATGGCCAGCCCCGAGAAGCGCACGCCGGAGGGCTGGGAGCTGCAGTTCGCCACGAACCACCTCGGCCACTTCGCGCTCGCCACCGGCCTCCATGACGCCCTCGCCTCGGCCGGTGGTGCCCGCCTGGTGTCGGTCAGCTCGACCGCCCACCTGCGCTCCCGCGTCGTCTTCGACGACCTCCACTTCGAGCGGCGCGCGTACGACCCCTGGCTGGCGTACGGGCAGTCCAAGACGGCCAACGTCCTCTTCGCGGTCGAGGCGACGAGGCGGTGGTCGAGCGACGGGATCACCGCCAACGCCCTGATGCCCGGCATGATCAGGACCAACCTGCAGCGGCACGTCACCGACGAGGAGCTCGACCGGATCCGCAGGCAGGCGGGCGACTCGGCCACCGTCGCGTGGAAGACGCCGGAGCAGGGCGCAGCGACCTCGGTCCTCGCCGCGGCCTCGCCGCTGCTCGACGGCGTCGGCGGGCGCTACTTCGAGGACTGCGACGAGGCCGAGCCGCACCGGCCCGGCACGCGGCGTGGTGTTGCCGCATACGCCCTCGACCCCGAGGCCGCCGAACGCCTCTGGCAGGTCTCGGTCGAGCTGCTCGGCTAG
- a CDS encoding MerR family transcriptional regulator: MTDRATGLSIGQVAERTGLSVHALRYYEREGVLADTVRRDRGGRRVYGEDDVEWLAMCARFRETGMPLPAIRRYADLVRQGPGNEKERLAVLREHQERVSDRIRALGECLDVIAYKVRVYEDHLDNGTADRLWSGSEP, translated from the coding sequence ATGACCGACCGTGCCACCGGGCTCAGCATCGGACAGGTCGCCGAGCGGACCGGCCTGAGCGTCCACGCCCTGCGCTACTACGAGCGCGAGGGCGTCCTCGCCGACACCGTTCGACGCGACCGGGGCGGCAGGCGCGTCTACGGCGAGGACGACGTCGAGTGGCTCGCCATGTGCGCGAGGTTCCGCGAGACCGGCATGCCGCTGCCGGCGATCCGCCGGTACGCCGACCTCGTCCGGCAGGGCCCCGGCAACGAGAAGGAGCGGCTCGCGGTGCTGCGCGAGCATCAGGAGCGGGTGAGCGACCGGATCCGTGCGCTCGGCGAGTGTCTCGACGTGATCGCGTACAAGGTCCGGGTCTACGAGGACCACCTCGACAACGGCACGGCCGACCGGCTGTGGAGCGGGTCCGAACCCTGA
- a CDS encoding TetR family transcriptional regulator produces MPDPGDRPLRADARRNRDRLLDSAVRALAQDGPEVTLDAIARDAGVGIGTLYRHFPTREALVEAAYRNELAKLCDAVPDLLASMPPDEATRTWMDHFVDYMTTKRGMADALRAVVASGGNPFAQSRDRLTAAITDLLKASVDAGAIRADADPDDVLLGLSGVSLATGEPAQRAQAHRLLDLLMDGLRYRADGR; encoded by the coding sequence GTGCCGGACCCGGGCGACCGTCCATTGCGCGCCGACGCGCGGCGCAACCGCGACCGCCTGCTCGACTCCGCCGTCCGCGCGCTCGCGCAGGACGGACCCGAGGTCACGCTCGACGCGATCGCCAGGGACGCGGGCGTCGGCATCGGCACGCTCTACCGGCACTTCCCCACGCGCGAGGCGCTGGTCGAGGCGGCGTACCGCAACGAGCTCGCGAAGCTGTGCGACGCGGTGCCCGACCTGCTGGCGTCGATGCCGCCCGACGAGGCCACCCGCACCTGGATGGACCACTTCGTCGACTACATGACGACCAAGCGCGGCATGGCCGACGCCCTGCGCGCCGTCGTCGCCTCGGGCGGCAACCCGTTCGCGCAGAGTCGCGACCGGCTCACCGCGGCGATCACCGACCTGCTGAAGGCGAGCGTCGACGCCGGAGCCATCCGTGCGGACGCCGACCCTGACGACGTGCTCCTCGGCCTCAGCGGGGTGTCCCTCGCCACCGGCGAGCCCGCGCAGCGCGCGCAGGCCCATCGCCTGCTCGACCTGCTGATGGACGGCCTGCGCTACCGCGCCGACGGCCGCTGA